A window of Primulina huaijiensis isolate GDHJ02 chromosome 9, ASM1229523v2, whole genome shotgun sequence contains these coding sequences:
- the LOC140984108 gene encoding Golgi SNAP receptor complex member 1-2-like produces the protein MDVFQESGWEELRKEARKIEGDLDVKLSSYAKLGSRLTQGGYVDPGSPTLGSSRSLKSVEMEIQSSLEKLQDIYDSMSRCAASAVPTASVTQKLARHRDILQDFSQEFRRIKGNINSTREHAELLSFAHDDISDFKAYDSDSPRMQLLRERAAIDGSISHIDDVINQAQATKASLASQRALFGDVQGKLKTLSDKFPVIRGVLGSIRRKRSRDNLILSAVIAACTLFLIIYWLSK, from the exons ATGGACGTGTTTCAGGAGTCGGGATGGGAAGAGCTCCGCAAAGAGGCGCGAAAAATTGAAGGCGATCTCGATGTTAAGCTCTCTTCTTACGCGAAGCTCGGCTCTCGATTGACCCAAGGAG GCTATGTCGACCCTGGTTCACCAACTCTTGGTTCTAGCAGGTCTTTGAAGTCTGTGGAAATGGAGATTCAGTCATCACTTGAGAAGCTACAGGATATATATGATTCCATGAGTCGATGTGCTGCATCTGCTGTGCCTACTGCTTCAGTTACTCAAAAGCTAGCAAGACACAGAGACATACTGCAAGATTTTTCCCAG GAATTTAGACGCATCAAGGGAAATATTAACTCAACGAGGGAACATGCAGAGCTTCTTAGTTTTGCCCACGATGATATCAGTGACTTCAAG GCATATGACAGTGATTCTCCAAGAATGCAGTTACTTCGGGAGAGAGCTGCCATAGATGGAAGCATATCTCAT ATTGATGATGTGATCAACCAAGCTCAAGCTACTAAAGCTTCATTGGCCTCTCAAAGGGCCTTGTTTGGAGATGTTCAAGGAAAACTCAAGACATTAAGTGACAAATTTCCGGTCATTCGTGGTGTACTTG GTTCGATCAGAAGGAAGCGATCAAGAGACAATCTCATCTTGTCTGCAGTCATTGCTGCCTGTACACTTTTTCTTATCATCTATTGGCTTTCTAAGTGA